GCACGCGTCGCTCGGCGTTCTCGCCACCGGCCAGCAGCGAATCCGCGACGTTTCCGACGCTGCCGCTCATGGCGATGGTCGGCCAGGTGGCAAAGCCCCATTCGCTGCCCTCGCGGTCGCGCTCGATCTGGTTGAGCGTGACCATGCGCAGGAAGGTGGGGCGGTCGGCCAGTGGCACGCCCATGTAGCGGCTGTGCACGTCGGCTATCTTCTGCACCGTGCTGGACAGTGCCTCGACCTTGGCCGGGGGCAGGCTCTCATTGAGGATCGTGACCTGCGCGGTGCGGGTGATCGGGCCGCTGCCGCCGAACAGCAGGATCGGCCGCGCGTTGTCGCTGCGGAATCGCCCCTGCGCGCCTTCGATGGCTGGGCTGCCGTTGAGATACAGGAAGCGGCAGCCGCTGCAGTCCACCTGCAGGTCGTAGCGGCTTTCGCTGCTGCGCACGCGGGCCTTGGGATCAAACGCCTGCGGCAGCCATGCGGACTGTTCGGTGAAGCGAGCACTGTCGCCGTTGAAGGCCATCAAGCCCTTGAAGTCCGTCGGGGCGTCGTGCTTCGGGTACAGCGGGAACGCGCCCACGTACTGCACGCAGAGCGTGGCAGCGGGCTCAGCCAGGGTGTAGATGCGTGCCTCGCCGTCCACGCCCGGGTCGTACCAGCCATCGAACCCTACCGGCTTGCCGTCACCGTCGGTGACCCGCGCGACGTTCAGGCCGGCGTTGAGCACGAATGAGCCCTCTGATGCGTCTGGGAGGTTGGACACGCAGACATCGCCCTCGACACGGCCGCTGGCAATATCAAGCCGCACGCTGCCGGTGGTGAGTGGCGTCGCGTCCTGAGCAGGCGGCGCGGCCTGGCTGATGGCAGGGGCGAGCAGTGCGGCAACTACGGTGGGCAGCAGGGCCTTGCAGGGGTTCATCGGGCCATCCATGGGTGGATTGGGGTGAATATAGGGGGAATGTGGATTTTTGCCGAGGGGAAGCATCCACGCATGGCGTGGATCTACTGATCCAAGCGTGTGGTGGATCCAGAGGGCTACACTGCCTTCCTACGCCCCTTGGAAGCTCACCCATGTTCTCTGGAAAGGTTGCGGTGGTCACCGGCTCCACCAGCGGTATCGGTCTTGGCATTGCCACGGCGCTGGCGAGGCAGGGTGCCGACATCGTGCTGAATGGATTTGGTGATGCGGCGGAGATTGAACGCCTCCGTTCCCGGTTGGAAACCGAGTTCGGTGTTCGCGTGGCGCATGACGGTGCCGACCTGTCCCGTGGCGAGGCGGTGCGCGGACTGATCGATCGCGCCGTCGCGACGATGGGCCGCATCGACATCCTGGTGAACAATGCCGGCATCCAGCACACCGCGTCGATCGAGGAGTTTCCGGTCGAGAAGTGGGATGCGATCCTGGCGCTGAATCTCTCGGCGGTGTTTCATGCCACGGCGGCGGCCTTGCCCCACATGAAGCAGCAGGGCGCCGGCCGCGTCATCAACATTGCGTCGGTACACGGGCTGGTCGGCTCGGTGAACAAATCGGCCTATGTGGCGGCCAAGCATGGCGTGGTGGGCTTCACCAAGGTGACCGCGCTGGAGAATGCGGGCACCGGCATCACCGCCAATGCCATCTGCCCGGGCTGGGTGCGGACGGCGCTGGTCGAGCAACAGATCACTGCGTTGGCGGAGCGCGAAGGCACGGATCAAGAGTCCGCCGCGCGCGCGCTGTTGGCCGAGAAGCAGCCTTCGTTGCAGTTCGTGACGCCCGAGCAGCTGGGCGAGGTGGTGGTGTTCCTGGCCTCGGATGCCGCCGCCCAGATCACCGGCACGGCGTTGCCGGTGGACGGTGGCTGGACCGCCCGCTAGCGGACCCGCATCGGCCGCATTGCCGACGCCGCAGCAGCCAAGGCGCCTGCGGCGTCGTCCCGACGCAGCCGTTTACTGCGGTTTCGCAAACACATCCAGCCCCTTGCCGGTCTCCAACAACGACTTCAGGCTCGACAGCACGATCGGCCAGCCCTGGCGGATGCCGGTATCCATGCCGCTGCCCGGTTCCAGTTCGTCGTGGGTGACGGTCAGGCGCACCATGTCCTGGTAGGGCACGATATCGAAGGTGACGCGGCTGTAGGCATCCGGGTTCTCTGCCTGCGAGGCGGCGGCCCAGGTGATGACCAGCCGCGAGGGTGGGGTGCTTTCCACCACTTCGCCGACCAGTTCAACCGAGCGCGTTTCGTTGGCGCGCACATGCTGCCAGCGCGAGCCGGGTTTCCAGTCCGAAACGTTTTCGTGGCCCCAGTAGCGGCTGGCGATCTCGGGGCGGGTGATGGCCTCGAACACCTTCTGCGGCGTGGAGGCGATGTAGATCACGTGGATGAAGCGGGTGGACGCTGCGGACATCGTCATTCTCCTTCCAGTTCTCGTTTCAGGTCATGCAGCAGACTGAGGCGCTGCTGCTCGAACTTGCGTACCCAGCGCTCGTAGACCTCGTGCAGCGGCATCGGGTTGATGAAGTGCAGCTTCTCGCGTCCACGGCGCACGGTGCTGATGAGGTTGGCGTCTTCCAGCAGGCCGAGGTGCTGAGTGACCGATTGCCGGGCCATCTCCAGGTGCTCGCACAGCTGGCCGAGCGTCTGCCCGTTGTCTTCGCAGAGCAGATCCAGCAGGGTCCTGCGGGTGGGATCGGCCAGGGCTTTGAAGACCTTGTCTGGATCCATGCGCGGCGTCTTCAATTCCAGTTGTCGATCCTGATGTCGTGTGGGTTGGGCTGGCCCTTGCCGGATTCCACCAGCGCTTTGAGGCTGAGCAGGAAAACCGCCCACTTGGTACTGCAGTGGGAGGTGAACTCGACGCGTTCCTTCCAGCCTTCATGGGTGAACAGGACGATGCAGTAGTCACCTTCCTGCTTCAGCACGAAGCGCGCGCGGGTGCCGATCCATTCAGCAGGTCCGGCTAGGAACCGCCAGAGCACGAGCTCGCCTGGAATGAGCTGTTCCAGCTTCATTTCCATCGCGCCGATCTCCTGGCCGTTGTTCGTGAAGCGAGCCCTGACCGTGCCGCCGACCTCGCAGTCGCCCTGGGTGTCTTCGGCCCACCAGGCAGCGACGCCTTCGGGCGTGGCCAGGGCCTGGTACACCTGGCTTGCGGGGGCCTTGATGCCGACCCTGTGTGCGATATCCACCATTGCGGGTTCCTCGCGATGGGCCGGCAGGCGCCGCCCTTGAGCGGACTATATGCAGGTAAATACCTGCATGTCAAATCCGGCCCCGGAAGACCGGGGGTGGGCGGGCGGGGCTAGTGTTGTCTGGGCACGAACTGCTCGCGTACTGCCTTGGCCAGAACGTCCGGCGGCAGCAGGCCCTGGTCGATGAGGAAGTTGTTGAATGCAAGGCGGTCGAACCGGTGGCCCAGTGCGATCTCGGTTTCCATGCGCAGTTCGAGGATGCGGCTGTAGCCATAGAAATAGGCGCCAGCCTGGCCCGGTGCGTTGAAGGTGTAGCGATCCAGCTCCTGCTGGATCATCGCTTCGGACAGGCCGACGTCGTCGCGCAGGATGCGTGCTGCGGCGGGACGGTCGATCTGGCCCAGGTTGATCATCGGATCGAGCATGGCCCGTGCTGCGCGCATCAGGCGGAACTGCAGGGCGATGAACTGGCCGTCGAGCGGTTCGTACGGGACCATTTCTGCTTCGGTATACAGCGCCCATCCTTCGATGTTGACGGAGTTGAACGCGAACAGCGTGCGTGCCAGCGAGACCCCACGCTCGATCATCGCGGTGAACTGCAGTTCGTGGCCCGGCCGTCCCTCGTGGGCGGACATCGTCCAGCGCGCGGCATCGAAATTGAAGTCGTCGTAGTGCAGGGTGTTGCCGTTGGCAGTGGCCAGTGCAACGGGCAGGACGAACTGACCCTGCTGCCCGGTGTTGCCGACCAGCGGCGCCGGCAGCAGATGCGGGGCCTGCACCACGGCCGATTCCGCCGGGGTGCCAAGGCGGACGATTATCGGCCGGGCCGGCAAGTCGACGATGCGCTGGGTGCGGATGATGGGCTCGATCGCCTTGATGGCCTGCTGATAGCGCGCGACCAGCTGCTCGTTGGGGATGGCATTCTTCTTCAGGGCGCGGACCACTGCGACGTGATCGTGCGGATCGGTGACCTGCAATCCATGTTCCTTGACCACACGGGGTGCCAGCTGCTGCATGGCCGCGCGTGTTTCCATGAACTCCACCTGCGCGCGCTGCACCAGCAGCTGCGGATCGATGTCGATGCCGATCTGCCGGAGCTGGTTGGCATACAGCGCAGGCGGCAGCCGCGTATCTACGCGCGCATCGGGCAGCACCGTCGTACGCACCCATTGCGCGTAGTCCTTCAACTGCGCTTCCATCAATGCCAGGCTGGCCTCGGCACCAGGCTGCGGGTAACGGGCGAACAGGGACCGGATGCCGGTGATGTAGGTGTTGATGTTGCCCAGGGCCTGTTCGACCTCTGCCTTGGAGGGCCGAAGCAGGCGGTGATCAGTCGCGTGTTCGGTGTAGCGGGCCTTGGCCAGTTCGGTGAACGGCGGCGATGTGCCGTCCTGCCCCACGTACCGCTGCAGGCGTTGTGCCGCGAATGCGCGGCGCTCCGGCGTGGCCTGATCGGAGAGCAGGGTGCGGAGACCGTTGAACATGATCTGCGGCGCATCGCGCCACGGCAGTGACAGCTGCTCGTTGAGCTGGCTGCTGGCAATGGCCTCGTCGGCGGCGCGGATCATGATGTCCAGGTCCTGACGGACGTTCGGGTCCTGTTCGTTGGCCCGCTGTGCCTTCAGCTGGTCGCGGGCCTTCGCGCTGGCGGCGCGGAAGCGCGCGGGGAAGCCCGGTTGCAGGTCGGTGATGAGGCGGTCGTAGCCGGGGATGCCCATGAACGACATGTCCTCGGGGCCGAACGGCGCCTGCGCATCCAGCAGGATCTGTGCGTACTGGTTGCTGCGGGCGACCCAGGCAGCCGATGACGTGGGGCCTGGATGCACCTCGGCCGCTCGGAGTGGCGTGGCGGCGAGGGTCCACGATGCCGAGAGGGTGAGCGCGATCACGAAAGGAAGGCGGCGGTTCATGGGGCATCCTTGGTGGGTGGTTCGCCGCAGATTCGGTGGCGGTCTTCGGGGTGAACAGCGCTGGAAGTCATGTGGACTTCCGACTGCTTCAGTCCGGTACAGGTGGCTGCGGTGGGCGCCGGACTGATCGAGTTGACCGACGATCGCGGCTATCCTTCACTGGGGTTCATGGCATGACAGGCGTGGAACGTATGACGGGAACAGGAAAGGACATCTTGAACGTCCGCCGTGCCAGCGAGGCCGATGCCCCTGCGGTGCTGGCGCTCTTCGACGAAGTCATCGAATGGTTCGTATCGATCGGCAATGTGCAGCAATGGGGCAGTGAGCCGTGGTCGACGATGCCGCGCAGGATCACCCAGGTGACCGATGCGTGCGCGCTGCCGGGAGCATGGGTTGCGCAGAACGAGCAGGGTGATGCGCGCGCGTTCCTGGCGCTGGGTGAGTCGATGCCCTATGTGCCTGCACCCACCGGGCCGGAACTGTATGTGCGGGTACTGGTGGCCTCGCGTGACGTGCGCGTGCGTGGCATCGGCCGCCGCCTGATGGCCTTTGCCGATGAGCAGGCGCGGGCTGCCGGGTTCGACCATCTGCGCGTGGACTGCTACGGCGGTGGCAACGGTGACCTGGTGCGCTTCTATGAGTCTTGCGGCTATACGCGCATCGCGCCGTTCAACGTGGACGGCTGGCCGGGCATGCTGCTGGGGCGACAGCTCTGAAGTGGCTGCGTCATTCGGTCGCAGCGTGCTGCCGGCCAGCGGCCGGCACTACCTGGAATCAGCAGCCGACCAGCCGATCCGCACCAATCCCGCTGCGGTGCTGGCTGCGGTATTCGGTCGGGCTGGCCTCGACCTGGCCACGGAAGTGGCGACGGAACGATTCCTGCGAACCAAAACCGGCCTGCTCGGCAATCCACTGCAAGGGCCGGTCGGTGGTTTCCAGTAGCTCACGGGCGAAGGCCACGCGCTCGCGGATCAGCCAGTCGATGGGTGACAGGCCGGTCGCTTCCAGGAACTGCCGTTGCAGGGTGCGCTGGCTGAGTGCGGCCTGCTCGGCGAGGCTGCCAAGCGAGTGCGGCTCGCGCAGGTTGCGGCGCATCCATTCCATCAGTTTTGCCAGGCGCGAGGGCTCGCCATGGGGAATGGCGCGG
This portion of the Stenotrophomonas sp. WZN-1 genome encodes:
- a CDS encoding SRPBCC family protein, yielding MSAASTRFIHVIYIASTPQKVFEAITRPEIASRYWGHENVSDWKPGSRWQHVRANETRSVELVGEVVESTPPSRLVITWAAASQAENPDAYSRVTFDIVPYQDMVRLTVTHDELEPGSGMDTGIRQGWPIVLSSLKSLLETGKGLDVFAKPQ
- a CDS encoding 3-hydroxybutyrate dehydrogenase; the protein is MFSGKVAVVTGSTSGIGLGIATALARQGADIVLNGFGDAAEIERLRSRLETEFGVRVAHDGADLSRGEAVRGLIDRAVATMGRIDILVNNAGIQHTASIEEFPVEKWDAILALNLSAVFHATAAALPHMKQQGAGRVINIASVHGLVGSVNKSAYVAAKHGVVGFTKVTALENAGTGITANAICPGWVRTALVEQQITALAEREGTDQESAARALLAEKQPSLQFVTPEQLGEVVVFLASDAAAQITGTALPVDGGWTAR
- a CDS encoding DUF885 domain-containing protein → MNRRLPFVIALTLSASWTLAATPLRAAEVHPGPTSSAAWVARSNQYAQILLDAQAPFGPEDMSFMGIPGYDRLITDLQPGFPARFRAASAKARDQLKAQRANEQDPNVRQDLDIMIRAADEAIASSQLNEQLSLPWRDAPQIMFNGLRTLLSDQATPERRAFAAQRLQRYVGQDGTSPPFTELAKARYTEHATDHRLLRPSKAEVEQALGNINTYITGIRSLFARYPQPGAEASLALMEAQLKDYAQWVRTTVLPDARVDTRLPPALYANQLRQIGIDIDPQLLVQRAQVEFMETRAAMQQLAPRVVKEHGLQVTDPHDHVAVVRALKKNAIPNEQLVARYQQAIKAIEPIIRTQRIVDLPARPIIVRLGTPAESAVVQAPHLLPAPLVGNTGQQGQFVLPVALATANGNTLHYDDFNFDAARWTMSAHEGRPGHELQFTAMIERGVSLARTLFAFNSVNIEGWALYTEAEMVPYEPLDGQFIALQFRLMRAARAMLDPMINLGQIDRPAAARILRDDVGLSEAMIQQELDRYTFNAPGQAGAYFYGYSRILELRMETEIALGHRFDRLAFNNFLIDQGLLPPDVLAKAVREQFVPRQH
- a CDS encoding GNAT family N-acetyltransferase codes for the protein MTGTGKDILNVRRASEADAPAVLALFDEVIEWFVSIGNVQQWGSEPWSTMPRRITQVTDACALPGAWVAQNEQGDARAFLALGESMPYVPAPTGPELYVRVLVASRDVRVRGIGRRLMAFADEQARAAGFDHLRVDCYGGGNGDLVRFYESCGYTRIAPFNVDGWPGMLLGRQL
- a CDS encoding SRPBCC domain-containing protein, with product MVDIAHRVGIKAPASQVYQALATPEGVAAWWAEDTQGDCEVGGTVRARFTNNGQEIGAMEMKLEQLIPGELVLWRFLAGPAEWIGTRARFVLKQEGDYCIVLFTHEGWKERVEFTSHCSTKWAVFLLSLKALVESGKGQPNPHDIRIDNWN
- a CDS encoding metalloregulator ArsR/SmtB family transcription factor, which translates into the protein MDPDKVFKALADPTRRTLLDLLCEDNGQTLGQLCEHLEMARQSVTQHLGLLEDANLISTVRRGREKLHFINPMPLHEVYERWVRKFEQQRLSLLHDLKRELEGE